From one Papio anubis isolate 15944 chromosome 12, Panubis1.0, whole genome shotgun sequence genomic stretch:
- the LOC101016983 gene encoding olfactory receptor 52M1, translating into MLTFHNVCSVPISFRLTGIPGLESLQIWLSIPFGSMYLVAVVGNVTILAVVRVERSLHQPMYFFLCMLAAVDLVLSTSTMPKLLGIFWFGAGDIGLDACLGQMFLIHCFATVESGIFLAMAFDRYVAICNPLRHRMVLTHTVVGRLGLASLLRGILYIGPLPLMIRLRLPLYKAHVISHSYCEHMAVVALTCGDNRVNNVYGLSIGFLVLILDSVAIAASYVIIFRAVMVLATPEARLKTLGTCTSHICAILIFYVPIAVSSLIHRFGHYVPLPVHTLLANFYLLIPPILNPIVYAVRTKQIRERLLQIPRIKTKIR; encoded by the coding sequence ATGCTCACTTTTCATAATGTCTGCTCAGTACCCATCTCCTTCCGGCTCACTGGCATCCCAGGACTGGAGTCCCTGCAAATCTGGCTCTCCATTCCCTTTGGCTCCATGTACCTGGTGGCTGTGGTGGGGAATGTGACCATCCTGGCTGTGGTAAGGGTAGAGCGCAGCCTGCACCAGCCCATGTACTTTTTCCTGTGCATGTTAGCTGCCGTTGACCTGGTTCTGTCTACTTCCACTATGCCCAAACTTCTGGGAATCTTCTGGTTTGGTGCTGGTGACATTGGCCTGGATGCCTGCTTGGGCCAAATGTTCCTTATCCACTGCTTTGCCACTGTTGAGTCAGGCATCTTCCTTGCCATGGCTTTTGATCGCTACGTGGCCATCTGCAACCCGCTACGTCATCGCATGGTGCTCACTCATACAGTGGTGGGTCGTTTGGGCCTTGCTTCCCTCCTCCGGGGCATTCTCTACATTGGACCTCTGCCTCTGATGATCCGCCTGCGGCTGCCCCTTTATAAAGCCCATGTTATCTCCCACTCCTACTGTGAGCACATGGCTGTAGTTGCCCTGACATGTGGCGACAACAGGGTCAATAATGTCTATGGGCTGAGCATTGGCTTTCTGGTGTTGATCCTGGACTCAGTGGCTATTGCTGCATCCTATGTGATTATTTTCAGGGCTGTGATGGTGCTAGCCACTCCCGAGGCCAGGCTTAAAACCCTGGGGACATGCACTTCTCACATCTGTGCCATCCTGATCTTTTATGTTCCCATTGCTGTGTCTTCCCTGATTCACCGATTTGGTCACTATGTGCCTCTTCCAGTCCACACTCTACTGGCCAACTTCTATCTCCTCATTCCTCCAATCCTCAATCCCATTGTCTATGCTGTTCGCACCAAGCAGATCCGAGAGAGGCTTCTCCAAATCCCGAGGATAAAAACGAAGATTAGATGA